GAGTGGGAGTCGCCGGCGCGGCGCCGCGTCCGGGTCTCCTCGGTCCGGCTGGTGTCGTTCGTGCAGCGGTCGGTCGCCGCCATCCTCTACGAGGTCGAGCCGGTCGACGTCGCCGTCCGGATCGTGGTCCAGTCGGAGCTGGAGGCCAACGAGCCGATGCCGCAGATGTCCCGCGACCCGCGGGCCGCCGCGGTGCTGGCGGCGCCGCTGCAGTCGGAGATGTTCGTCTCCCGCGACCAGCGCGCGATGCTGGCGCACACCACCCGGGCGAGCGGGCTGCGGATGGCCGCGGGCATGGACCACGAGATCCAGTGCAGCGGGCGGTACGGCACCCTGATCGAGAGCGGCCCGGACCTGGCCCGGCTCACCATCACCACCGACCTCGAGCCCGGGCAGAAGCTGCGGATCGTGAAGTACCTCGGCTACGCCTGGTCGAGCCGGCGGTCGCTGGCCTCGGTGCGCGACCAGGTGGACGCGGCCGTCGCCGAGGCGCGCCACACCGGCTGGGAGAAGCTGCTGGCCCACCAGCGCGAGTACCTCGACGACTTCTGGCGGTGCGGCGACGTCGAGCTCGACGGCGACGCCGAGCTGCAGCAGGCGCTGCGCTTCGCGCTCTTCCACACCCTGCAGGCGGGGGCGCGGGCGGAGCGGCGCGCCATCCCCGCGAAGGGGCTGACCGGCCCGGGATACGACGGCCACGCCTTCTGGGACACCGAGACCTTCGTCCTCCAGGCGCTCACCTACACCGCGCCCGACGCCGCCGCCGACGCGCTGCGCTGGCGCCACTCCATCCTCGACCTCGCCCGCGAGCGCGCCCGGCAGCTGAACCTGAAGGGGGCCGCGTTCCCCTGGCGCACCATCCGCGGGCACGAGTGCTCCGCGTACTGGCCGGCGGGCACCGCCGCGTTCCACGTCAACGCCGACATCGCCGACGCGGTGTCCCGCTACCACGAGGCCTCCGAGGACGAGGACTTCATGCGCGAGGTCGGCACCGAGCTGCTCGTCGAGACGGCCCGGCTCTGGCGCTCGCTCGGCCACCACGACTTCGACGGCGTGTTCCGCATCGACGGGGTCACCGGTCCCGACGAGTACAGCGCGCTCTCCGACAACAACGTCTACACGAACCTGATGGCGCAGCGGAACCTCCATGCCGCCGCGGCGGCCGCCGAGCGGTACCCGGAGAGCGCCGCGGCGCTCGGGGTCGACCACGAGGAGACCGCCGGCTGGCGGGACGCGGCCAAGACCATGCTCGTGCCCTACGACGAGCGGCTGCGCGTGCATCCCCAGTCGGAGGGCTTCACCCGCCACCAGGTGTGGGACTTCGCGAACACGCCGGAGGACCACTACCCGCTGCTGCTCCACTACACGTACTTCGACCTGTACCGGAAGCAGGTGGTCAAGCAGGCCGACCTGGTGCTGGCGATGCACCTCCGTGGCGACGCCTTCCGCGAGGACGACAAGGCCCGGAACTTCGCCTACTACGAGGCCCTCACCGTCCGCGACTCCTCGCTCTCGGCGTGCACCCAGGCGGTGCTGGCGGCGGAGGTCGGCCACCTCGACCTCGCCTACGACTACTTCGCCGAGGCCGCCCTGATGGACCTCGACGACCTCGAGCACAACACCGGCGACGGCATCCACATCGCCTCGCTGGCGGGGGCCTGGATCGCCGCGGTCGCCGGCTTCGGGGGGATGCGCGACCACGACGGCCGGCTCACCTTCGCGCCCCGGCTGCCGCCGGCGCTGGGCCGGCTGGCCTTCGGCCTCGGCTTCAAGGGGCGGTGGATCCGGGTCGAGGTGACCCACGACAAGGCCCGCTACCGTCTCGGATCGGGGCCGCCGCTGGAGATCGCCCATCACGGCGAGCCGGTGACCCTCACCGGGAAGGACCTCGTCCTGCCCATCCCCGAGGCGCCGGCGCGACAGCGCCCCGGCCAACCGCCGGGGCGGCAGCCGGCGCGCCGCCGCGCCCCGCTGCGCTGGGTCGCCGCCAGCTCGTCGGTGCCGGTGGCCCCCTCGGTACCATCGGTCTCCTCAGCGAACCCACCCGAGGGAGCACCGCCGTGAGGTACCAGGAGGGGCCTTCCACCGAGGCCGAGATCCGCGTCGAGGCCCCGCCGGCGGCGGTGTGGCCGCTGGTCTGCGACATCGACCTGCCCGGACGCTTCAGCACGGAGTTCGTCCGCGGCGAGTGGCACGACGGCGAGGGCCCGGCGCTCGGGGCCCGCTTCACCGGCCACAACCATCACGACGCCATCGGCGACTGGCACACCGGCTGCACCGTGGTCGACTTCGAGCCCGAGCGCCGCTTCGGCTGGGCGGTCGGCGACCCGGCGCACCCGTCGGCGCAGTGGCGCTTCGAGCTCGAGCCCGACGGCGGCGGCACCCGGCTGCGCCAGTGGATGCGGCTCGGTCCCGCCCCCTCCGGCCTCAACGCCGCGATCGAGCGGATGCCCGACAGGGAGGAGCGGATCATCGACCGGCGGCTGGCCGAGCACCGCGGCAACATGGAGGCCACGCTGCGGGGCATCAAGAGGCTGGCCGAGACGGGTTCGTCCTGATGCGGGTCGCCATCCAGCTCGCCGCCGAGCAGGCGCCCTGGGACCAGCTCGTCGCCTACGTCTGCGAGGCGGAGCGGCTCGGCGCCGAGATGTGCTGGGTCGCGGAGGCCTGGGGCTGCGACGCGGCCACGCCGATCGGCTTCCTCGCCGCCCGCACCGAGCGGATGCACTTCGGCTCGGGGATCATGCAGCTGGGCGCGCGCACCCCGGCGATGACCGCGATGACCGCGCTCACCCTGGCGAGGATCTCCGGCGACCGCTACTGCCTCGGCCTCGGCGCCTCCGGGCCGCAGGTGATGGAGGGCCTCCACGGCATCCGCCACGGCGCCGCCCTGGGGCGGATGCGCGAGACCGTCGAGATCATCCGCCTCGCCCTCGCCGGCGAGCGCATCGAGCACCGCGGCACCCACTTCCCCCTGCCCCTGCCAGGGGGCGAGGGCCGGGCACTGCGGCTCAGCCAGCCCGCCAACCCGGCGATCCCCATCTACCTCGCCACCCTGTCGCCGCGGATGCTCGAGCTCACCGGCGAGGTCGCCGACGGCTGGCTCGGCACCAGCTTCATCCCCGAGGCGGCGGACACCTCGTTCGAGCCGCTCGCCGCCGGCGCCGCCCGGGCGGGCAGGTCGCTCGCCGAGCTCGACATCTGCCAGGGCGCGGAGGTGGCCTTCGGCGACGACGTGGAGGGGATGGTCGCCCGCCGCAAGCCGGGACTCGCGTTCTCGCTCGGCGGCATGGGCTCGGCCACCACCAACTACTACGCCCGCGCCTACGCGCGCCAGGGCTGGGCCGAGGTGGCGGCGGAGGTGCAGCGGCTCTGGCTCGAGGGACGGCGCGACGACGCCGCCGCCCAGGTGCCCGACGAGATGGTGCTCGCCACCACCCTGATCGGCACCGAGGCGATGGTGCGGGAGCGGCTGCGGCGCTGGAGCGCGGCGGGGGTGACCACGGTGCGCCTCTACCCCGCGGGCGAGACCCTGGACGCGCGCCTCGCCACCCTGGGACGCGCGATCGAGATGATCCGGGAGATCGCCGCGACCCGCGCGTAGACTTGCAAGGTGTCGGCACCCGCATCGGTGGTGCAACGCCGTCCGCCCTCGCGGCGGACCGCGACCACCACCCCCACCGCCCCCCCTCCCCCGCCCGCATCCGCGCCCGTCGAGGCGCCGCCCGTCCCGAGCCGAAGCTGGCTGGTGCCGATGGGCGTGGTGGTGGTCGGCATGTTCATGGCGGTGCTCGACACCAGCATCGTCAACGTCGCCATCCCCCGGATCCAGACCCAGTTCGGGGCCTCGAACGACGACGTCCAGTGGATCGTCACCGCCTACACGCTCTCGATGGGCGTGGTGGTGCCGGTCAGCGGATGGCTGGGCGACCGCTTCGGGCTGCGGCGGATCTACAACCTCGCCATGGTCCTCTTCGTCATCGGCTCGGCGCTCTGCGGGCTGGCCTGGGGGCTGAACAGCCTGGTCGCCTTCCGCATCCTCCAGGCGGTCGGCGGCGGGCTGCTGCCGGCGATCTCGATGGCGATGGTCTACCGGATCGCGCCCCGCGACCGGATCGGGATGGCGATGGGCCTCTACGGCCTCGGCATCGTC
Above is a genomic segment from Candidatus Dormiibacterota bacterium containing:
- a CDS encoding LLM class flavin-dependent oxidoreductase, with protein sequence MRVAIQLAAEQAPWDQLVAYVCEAERLGAEMCWVAEAWGCDAATPIGFLAARTERMHFGSGIMQLGARTPAMTAMTALTLARISGDRYCLGLGASGPQVMEGLHGIRHGAALGRMRETVEIIRLALAGERIEHRGTHFPLPLPGGEGRALRLSQPANPAIPIYLATLSPRMLELTGEVADGWLGTSFIPEAADTSFEPLAAGAARAGRSLAELDICQGAEVAFGDDVEGMVARRKPGLAFSLGGMGSATTNYYARAYARQGWAEVAAEVQRLWLEGRRDDAAAQVPDEMVLATTLIGTEAMVRERLRRWSAAGVTTVRLYPAGETLDARLATLGRAIEMIREIAATRA
- a CDS encoding SRPBCC family protein, which gives rise to MRYQEGPSTEAEIRVEAPPAAVWPLVCDIDLPGRFSTEFVRGEWHDGEGPALGARFTGHNHHDAIGDWHTGCTVVDFEPERRFGWAVGDPAHPSAQWRFELEPDGGGTRLRQWMRLGPAPSGLNAAIERMPDREERIIDRRLAEHRGNMEATLRGIKRLAETGSS
- a CDS encoding glycosyl hydrolase family 65 protein, with the translated sequence MIPHPAFFVDPWSVGESHVDIDVLPQAESVFALSNGHIGLRGNLDEGEPHGLPGTYLNGFYEVRPLPYAEAGYGYPEDGQTVVNVTNGKIIRLLVDDEPFDIRYGRVLAHERVLDLRAGVLRRATEWESPARRRVRVSSVRLVSFVQRSVAAILYEVEPVDVAVRIVVQSELEANEPMPQMSRDPRAAAVLAAPLQSEMFVSRDQRAMLAHTTRASGLRMAAGMDHEIQCSGRYGTLIESGPDLARLTITTDLEPGQKLRIVKYLGYAWSSRRSLASVRDQVDAAVAEARHTGWEKLLAHQREYLDDFWRCGDVELDGDAELQQALRFALFHTLQAGARAERRAIPAKGLTGPGYDGHAFWDTETFVLQALTYTAPDAAADALRWRHSILDLARERARQLNLKGAAFPWRTIRGHECSAYWPAGTAAFHVNADIADAVSRYHEASEDEDFMREVGTELLVETARLWRSLGHHDFDGVFRIDGVTGPDEYSALSDNNVYTNLMAQRNLHAAAAAAERYPESAAALGVDHEETAGWRDAAKTMLVPYDERLRVHPQSEGFTRHQVWDFANTPEDHYPLLLHYTYFDLYRKQVVKQADLVLAMHLRGDAFREDDKARNFAYYEALTVRDSSLSACTQAVLAAEVGHLDLAYDYFAEAALMDLDDLEHNTGDGIHIASLAGAWIAAVAGFGGMRDHDGRLTFAPRLPPALGRLAFGLGFKGRWIRVEVTHDKARYRLGSGPPLEIAHHGEPVTLTGKDLVLPIPEAPARQRPGQPPGRQPARRRAPLRWVAASSSVPVAPSVPSVSSANPPEGAPP